Genomic segment of Nitrososphaerota archaeon:
AATGTCAAAAGAAGAGAGAAAACTTTTAATTCAAATATTAGATGAAATAGATCCTAAAGCAAATTATAATAGAACTTTAGAAGAAGAAGTAATAGATCCTTATGATACAACTATTAAGAGATTAAGAGCTTTTACCGATAGAGAATTTGCAAAAAAGCTTGAACAAGAACTTAAATCTGTGAAGAATATTTAAAATCGTGTAGTTGTACCTTTTATAGAGAATTTAATAAAAATTAAAGCAAGTATAATAGCTAAAAAATTATTGCTCTTGATTCTTTGACTTGATATAAAATTCTTGGTCCGATGTAAAATAAATGAATAAAGGGCTGCAAATAGTGATATGTATGACAAAAATCCACCAATTATACATGGTCCAACTCCATAACATAAAGCTTTCCAAGCATTTAATATTGAACCTTTACCACCCATAAATTTAAAGACTAAATGTAAAAATGTTAAAAATAATAATATCAGGAGAACTTCAATTAAATATACAAATTTTTCATATCGATGTAGTAATATATATTTTAAAATCCTATAAGCTAAAATTTGAGCCTGGTATGCAGAAGATAAATCTGTACTTTCAATTCCAAGAAAATTCACAATTGGCGTGATAATAGAAAAGGATTATTGTGATTATTAAAAAAGAATTTTATCTTTAATATTTTTAAAAAATTCTATTGGGTTTTTTAATAAATTAAGTAATTCCATATAATCACAACAATGAAAATTTTATTATGATTAAAGCTTATTTATGATATTTTCAATTAGAATATCTGCTTTCTTTTTATCTTCTTCTGTAATTTTTCCTTTTGTTAGTAAACAAGGTTCTATAAGATTCATTCCAATTTCTTGAAGTTCATTTTTAATTTTTTCTGAAACTTTACTTTCTCCCCATGTAAAATTCACAAATAAACCAAATGCTTTAGGTCTAATATTTTTAATCTTAATTAATTCTATCATATTTGCCATAAGAGGGAATATTGATGCTTCATATACTGGAAATCCCAAAAGAAATATTTTACAATCAAATAAATCTGTGAGAATATAACTTGGATGATTATAGCTTAAATTGTATGATGCAACTTTTATTTTCTTTTCTTTTAACTTTTTTTCTAAATATTCTACAAGCTCATTAATATGACCATACATACTTCCATAAATTATGATGACTTTATCTTCATCTTTTAAGCTCCACTGTAAATATTTTGAAATTGGAAGCTCTACATCCTTTTTATATATTGGGCCATGTGTTGGACAAAGGATTTTTATCTGAAGATTATCAATTTTCTCTTTTGCTTTAATTACAAATTCTGAATAATGTGACACTATGTTTGCAAAATATCTTTTCATTTCCTTTTCATAAAAAGAAAAATTTATCTCTTCATCAAAAATTCCTTCCTTTAATGCTCCAAAACTTCCAAAAGCATCACCTGAAAAAAGAACTTGATCTTCAATATCGTAAGTAAAAATGGTTTCAGGCCAATGTAACCATGGTGTTGAAATAAATTTTAATGTTACATTTCCTAAAGAAAGAACATCTCCATCTTTAACTATAATACTTTCAAAATTATTTTTATAATATATTTTTGCAATATTTATTGCAAGTTGAGAACCTATAACTTTAACTTTTGGTGCTATTTTCAATATTTCTTCAAATGAACCGCTATGGTCTGGCTCTAAATGATTCATTATTAAATAATCTATATTTTGTGGATCTACTATTTCTTTTATATTTGAAATAAATTCTTTTGCGTAGAATTTATCGACAGTATCTATTAATGCTATTTTCTCGGAACCTTTAATAATATACGAATTATAACTTATTCCGTATGGTATTGGCCAAAGTCCTTCAAAAAGGAAGTTTTTTCTTTCATCATTTACACCAACCCAATAAATATTTTCTAAAATTTTGATCGAAGTCATGAAATATTACCTTATTAAATTTAAAATATCTAATGTTATTTAAATTTTTTTATAGTTAAAAATTTTTATTTCTAATATAAAACAATTTTTTAAATAAAGGAAAATAGCTTTAAATAACCTTATATCATAAGAATGGAAAAAGAAAGGGGTGAAAAAATAGAAATGGTTAAAACAACAGTTTCAGTTATAAAAGCAGATATTGGAAGCATAGCTGGACATCATACAGTTCATCCTAAGCAAATAGAGTTGGCAAAACAAATGATGGAAGAGGCAAAAAAGAGTAAATTGGTAAATAGCTATCATGTAACTCATGTAGGAGACGATTTAGAATTAATAATGAGCCATAATAAAGGAGAAAATAATTCAGAGATACATAAATTGGCATGGGATATATTTACAACAGTGACTAATAAAGTATCTAAACCTCTAAAACTTTATGCAGCTGGACAAGATTTACTATCAGATACTTTTTCAGGAAATGTTAAGGGAATGGGGCCAGGTGTAGCTGAATTAGAATTTGAAGAAAGAAGGAGCGACCCGATAATAGTATTTATGGCAGATAAAACTGAACCTGGTGCATGGAATATGCCATTGTATAGAATCTTTGCAGATCCATTTAATACGGCTGGTTTAGTGATAGACCCTGCTCTTCATGATGGTTTCATCTTTGAAGTATTGGATGTAGTTGAGGGAAAGACGGTAAGAATGAATACTCCTGAAGAATCCTATGATTTACTTGCATTGATAGGAACAACTGGCAGATATGTAATATCAAAAGTTTACAGAAAAGATGGACTTCCTGCTGCAGCTGCTTCAACAAGTAGATTATCACTTATAGCTGGGAGGTATGTTGGAAAAGATGATCCAGTACTTATAGTTAGAGCTCAACATGGATTACCAGCGGTAGGAGAAGTATTAGCACCATTTGCTTTCCCACATTTAGTAGCTGGATGGATGCGTGGTTCACATTATGGCCCCCTCATGCCTGTAAGTGTAAAAGATGCTGTTGTAAGTTACTTTGATGGACCACCAAGAGTTGTAGCTTTAGGATTCCAAGTTTCTAATGGCGAATTGATTGGTTTAAATGGTAGTGAGCCTGCAGATCTCTTTGCAGACCCAGCTTTTGATCGTGCACGTCAACTTGCAAATGAAATTGCTTTCTACATGCGTTTACATGGTGAATTCATGCCTGCCAGACTTGGACCAGAGGAAATGGAGTACACTACATTACCAGGCGTACTAGAAAAATTAAAAGGAAAATGGGAAAAAGAAAAATAAATTAGAACTACTTAGTTTGATGTAGAAACTCCAGCTTTTTTTATATTAATAGTTCTAATTTTAAAAATTATCTTTTTTTATATTTGTTTATAGTAGTATTAGATATATTTTTCATATAAAGAAGCTGTGAATCCAAATCCTTGTTATAAGCTTAAAACATTTATAACTAAGAGTTTTTAAGAGATAGTATTAAATTCAGGTAGGAGTATTTTTGAAAAATAAGACAAAGTAAATTTGAGAGATGCAATTTATGTTTATATTTCTTAATTGCCTTTATCTTTTCATGGATATTTTGGATCCCTCAAGCTTTAGTTTCAAATAGTTTATTACTAATCCCTTCAATTCTTGCTGATTTTCTATTTAGCCCTTTTAATCCAGCAGCTTTTGGTCCATTTATTTCAGCTTTTTCTCTAACTTATTTGAATGAAGGAAAAGAAGGAATAAAGAATTTACTGAAAAGAGGAATAAATTACAAATTCAATAAAAAATGGTACATTCCAATTTTCTTCCTTTTTCCTATTATAACTGGTGGTGCTCTCTTGCTCACAATACTTAGTGGAGAGGCTTTACCTGAACTATATGTGCTATCTAACCCTTTCTTGATTTTAGTTGGTTTTATTTATATATTCTTTCTAGGAGGGCCATTCCAAGAAGAGTGGGTTGGAGAGGGTATGCCTTAGATAGGTTACAATCAAGATGAAGTGCGCTTGTCTCAAGCATAGTGCTTGGGATTATATGGGGGGTCTGGCATTTACCCTTATTCTTCATTCTTGGAACAATTCAATCCCAAACTCCAATATGGGGTTCATGATTTTAATACTTTGCGGAACAATTTTATTCACTTGGATATATAACAACACAGATGGCAGTATCTTAGCTGTAATGCTCCTCCATACAATGAATAATCTATCATTTTTCGTGTTTCCAACACTTGAGACCACATTAGGTGGTCTTTATTTGTTAGTCTTAAACATTATTTTTGTAACAGCAATATTGATAATATGGGACCTAAAACATTAGTTCGTAAAAAGTAAAAATAATGAAAGATATTTATTAGATAAAGAGGCATATTCTCACTAGAGTAAAATTAGAAATATTTAAAATGATTTTATATTATTTTTACTTCTCCATTTTTATATCCTATGTAAACTTTACTTATCATACTATTTATAAATAACCCATGCTCAATTATTCCATGTATACTATTTAATTCATCATTAAGTTTTTTTGGATTATTTATTTCTCCAAAATTTGCATCCACTATAATAAAACCATTATCAGATATTATTGGACCAACTTTTCCATTTCCAATTCTTATATTTGCTTTTCCTCCTAAATCTTCTATTTTCTTAATCACATAATTTAAAGAAAATGGGAATACTTCAAGAGGTATTGGTTTATTTAATTTTTCTATAATTTTTTCTTCATCTATTATAATAATTGTTTTTTTAGAAGCAGCAAATAATATTTTTTCTCTTGTATGAGCAGCACCTCCGCCTTTTATTGCATTCTTATTTATATCTACTTGATCTGCACTATCAATCGTCAGATCTAATTCCTTCTTATCTAAATAATTTTTTATTGGTATGTCATTTTCAATTGCAATTTGCATTGATTGATAAGAACTAGGTACAGCTATAATTTTCATTTTTTCTTTTTTTAAATATTTACTTAATTCTTGAATGAAAATCTTCATTGTAGAGCCGCTTCCAAGACCTATAATGTATCCATTTTCAATTTCTTTTAGAGCCTCCATGATAGCTACTTTCCTTGCCTTTTCAATTTCGTTTAGATTCATATTCTTCCATCTCTTTGAATAAGTCTTCAGCTTTTTTAATAGTTTCTTGTATTTTCTTTTTTAATAAATATTCATTATCTTTATTTTTTTGTAAAAAATCTTTAATTAGCTCATCTACAGTTAATTTTTCTTCTTTAGGGAAAAGAGGTAATTTAGAGAATGATTTTTTCTCCTTTTCCTTAAACATTTCTATATTTAAATTTTCAAAATGTTCTTTTTTACCATGCATTCTTCTTTTAGAAAATAGAGTATTTAATAAATAACAAAAAATAAATCCTGCAATAAACATTGCTAATAAAAGAAAAATATCTAACATTATTTTAATCACTTACGTTCTTTCTTTAGCTCTTTAAATATTTTAAATAGAAAACCTTTAAATATAAAAGTTAAATTAAAAATAAGTGGTGTAGAAATTTGAGTGAAGAATTTTTCGTTGGAGAAGCTTTAATAGGTACTGGAAATGAAGTAGCTCATATAGACCTTATTATTGGAAGTAAAAATGGTCCTGTTGGAATAGCTTTCTCAAATGCTTTATCTCAACCTTCTATGGGCCATACTCCTATGCTTTCGGTTATTCGTCCAAATTTACCAACAAAACCAAGTACTATAATTGTTCCTAAAGTGACTGTTAGAAGCCTTGAAGATGCAAATAAAATATTTGGTCCTGCTCAAACTGCAGTAGCAAGAGCAATTGCAGATGCTGTAGAAGAGGGGATAATACCTAAAGAAAAATGTGAAGAATGGGTTGTAATAGTATCAGTATTCATTCATCCAAAAGCCAAAGATTATAGGAAAATTTATCAATATAATTATGGTGCAACAAAAACAGCTATAAGAAGAGCATTACAAAAATATCCATCAATAGAGAAAATTCTTAAAGAAAAAGATAGGTCTACTCATCCTATAATGGGCTTTAGAGTTCAAAGATTGTGGAATCCACCATATTTACAAGTAGCTTTAGACCTTGACTCTTTAAATGAAGTTGAAAAAATCGTTAGAGAGCTTCCATTGAGAGAAAGAATATTGTTTGAAGCAGGAACGCCACTTATTAAAAAATTTGGTGTAACAGTTATAGAAAAAATAAGAGAAATAAGAATGGACGCATTCATAATTGCTGACTTAAAAACTATGGATGTAGGTAGAATGGAAGTTAAGGAGGCTGCTGATGCAACTGCGGATGGAGTATGTATTTTAGGAGTAGCATCAAATGAAACAATTGAAAAAGCAATTCAAGAAGCGCAAAAGCAAGGTATTTATTCAATACTAGATATGATGAATGTTCTTGATCCTATAGAAAAACTGAAATCTCTTAAAATAAAACCAGATATAGCTTTACTTCATAGAAGTGTAGATGTTGAAAGATTAGCTGCTGAAAAAGGAAAAACAATAGAAGCTAAATGGGGGAATATATTAGAAGTTAAAAAAATTGTAAAAATGGTTGCAGTTGCAGGTGGAATAACACCACAAACAGCAAAAGAAGCATTAGCTCAAGGAGCAGATATAATAGTTGTAGGAAGATACATTATAAGAAGTAGAGATCCAAGAAGAGCTGCTGAAGAATTTCTTGAATATATGCCACCAGATGCAGATACTATGAGATTAATATTAGATGAAGATGAAATACCTGGCGAATAAATTACCAGAAAAAACTAAATTAAATAATATAATTAAAGAATTTTATCTTCTAATTAATACTTTTTTCTTTTTTCTATTTATTTATAATAAGTTCTATAGTTCTATTTTTAAAAGTATATCAATTTCCTTATTTTTTTAAAATAATTTTCAATAAAATTTATATAAAACACTTTTTAATTTAGAATGTTATTTAGTGAAAGAAATGCTTTTATTATGGATAATATTATTTAGTTTGTTAAGTAGTATTGGAGTTATTATTTTAATTGCAGCTTTCCTTTTTATTAAAGAAAAAGTACAAAAAATTCTTATTCCTTGCTTAATTTCCTATGCTACTGGAACATTGCTTGCTGCAGCTCTATTAGGATTAATACCTGAAGCATTAGAAAGTGGATCTTCTTTAAAAGTGATTTTATTAACTGTTTTAGGAGGAATTATTCTATTCTTTATTCTTGAGAAAATTGTCATTCTACGCCATTGTCATGAATTGGAATGTGATAGACACAATATAGCAGGGTACATGATCATTATTGGAGATGCTTTCCATAATGCTATAGATGGTATTACGATTGCTGCAAGTTTTTTATCTTCTATACAACTTGGTGTAGTTGCAAGTATTTCGATAATAATGCATGAAATACCTCAAGAAATTGGTGATTTTGGAATACTTCTTTATAGTGGATATTCCAAAATGAAAGCATTATTTTGGAATATTGTATCTAGCTCGACTACTTTAATAGCAGCAATAATTGCTTATTATGCTTTGGGAGTGATTAGTAATATAATCCCTTATGTTATGGCAATTTCTGCAGCAGGTTTTTTATATATAGCATTAACAGACCTATACCCAGAATTACATCATAGAGGTGGATTTCGACATTCTATTTGTCAGTTTATTATAATGTTAATTGGAGTTGGAACTATTCTTTTACTTTTGCAATTCCATTTATAAGACATGACATTAATTTTATTATAAAAAATATTTTCTATATTAATTTTTTATCATAAAGCAGAGTTTTCACATTTAAAAAACTATAATATTGCTTACCCAATAATTTAAATTAAGATAACATATAACATTATCGTAAAAATTAAGCAAATTTATTTGTAATTTAATGATACAAATAACAGGATACTCTATGATTTTTTCTTATATCTAGCATAACAGGTTCTTTTTCTTTACATATTTCCATAGCATAAGGACAACGTGGATGAAATCTACAACCAGGTGGTGGATTTATTGAACTTGGAACTTCGCCACTTATAATATTTACTTTTCTCTTAATTTTAGGATCAGGTATAGGGATAGATTCTATTAACATTCGAGTGTAAGGGTGTAACGGTTCATTGAATATTTCATGAGAGTTGCCAATTTCTACAATTTTACCTAAGTACATTATACCAACTCTTTCACTCATATATTTAACGATCATTAAATCATGCGATATAAATAAGTAGGATAAATCGAATTTTTTCTGAAGCTCTCTAAGTAAATTAAGTATTTTTGCTTGAACTGAAACATCTAAAGCTGAAGTAGGCTCGTCTAAAACAATAAATTCAGGTTTAAGGATTAAGGCTCTTGCTATACTTACCCTTTGTCTTTCTCCACCACTAAGTTCATGTGGATATCTATACATATGTGCTTCTGTTAAACCTACATTTCTTAATGTTTCTATAATTCTATTATCAATTTCTTCTTTTGTTAATTTGAAATGAGTATTTAAAACTTCATTTAACATAGCATATACCGTCATCCTTGGATTTAAAGATTGATAAGGATCTTGAAATACAATTTGCATTTTTCTTCTTAATTCCTTTATTCCTTTTTTTGACAATTTCGTTATATCTTTATCTTTGAATATTACGTTTCCTTCAGTTGGCTCGATCAATCTAATAATAGTTCTTCCTAAGGTAGATTTTCCACACCCAGATTCTCCAGCTAATCCAAAAGTTTCCCCTTTTTTAACTTCAAAATCCACTCCATCTACAGCTTTT
This window contains:
- a CDS encoding ZIP family metal transporter, with amino-acid sequence MLLLWIILFSLLSSIGVIILIAAFLFIKEKVQKILIPCLISYATGTLLAAALLGLIPEALESGSSLKVILLTVLGGIILFFILEKIVILRHCHELECDRHNIAGYMIIIGDAFHNAIDGITIAASFLSSIQLGVVASISIIMHEIPQEIGDFGILLYSGYSKMKALFWNIVSSSTTLIAAIIAYYALGVISNIIPYVMAISAAGFLYIALTDLYPELHHRGGFRHSICQFIIMLIGVGTILLLLQFHL
- a CDS encoding FprA family A-type flavoprotein; amino-acid sequence: MTSIKILENIYWVGVNDERKNFLFEGLWPIPYGISYNSYIIKGSEKIALIDTVDKFYAKEFISNIKEIVDPQNIDYLIMNHLEPDHSGSFEEILKIAPKVKVIGSQLAINIAKIYYKNNFESIIVKDGDVLSLGNVTLKFISTPWLHWPETIFTYDIEDQVLFSGDAFGSFGALKEGIFDEEINFSFYEKEMKRYFANIVSHYSEFVIKAKEKIDNLQIKILCPTHGPIYKKDVELPISKYLQWSLKDEDKVIIIYGSMYGHINELVEYLEKKLKEKKIKVASYNLSYNHPSYILTDLFDCKIFLLGFPVYEASIFPLMANMIELIKIKNIRPKAFGLFVNFTWGESKVSEKIKNELQEIGMNLIEPCLLTKGKITEEDKKKADILIENIINKL
- a CDS encoding YIP1 family protein, with amino-acid sequence MNFLGIESTDLSSAYQAQILAYRILKYILLHRYEKFVYLIEVLLILLFLTFLHLVFKFMGGKGSILNAWKALCYGVGPCIIGGFLSYISLFAALYSFILHRTKNFISSQRIKSNNFLAIILALIFIKFSIKGTTTRF
- the fbp gene encoding fructose-1,6-bisphosphate aldolase/phosphatase; translation: MVKTTVSVIKADIGSIAGHHTVHPKQIELAKQMMEEAKKSKLVNSYHVTHVGDDLELIMSHNKGENNSEIHKLAWDIFTTVTNKVSKPLKLYAAGQDLLSDTFSGNVKGMGPGVAELEFEERRSDPIIVFMADKTEPGAWNMPLYRIFADPFNTAGLVIDPALHDGFIFEVLDVVEGKTVRMNTPEESYDLLALIGTTGRYVISKVYRKDGLPAAAASTSRLSLIAGRYVGKDDPVLIVRAQHGLPAVGEVLAPFAFPHLVAGWMRGSHYGPLMPVSVKDAVVSYFDGPPRVVALGFQVSNGELIGLNGSEPADLFADPAFDRARQLANEIAFYMRLHGEFMPARLGPEEMEYTTLPGVLEKLKGKWEKEK
- a CDS encoding bifunctional 5,6,7,8-tetrahydromethanopterin hydro-lyase/3-hexulose-6-phosphate synthase, whose amino-acid sequence is MSEEFFVGEALIGTGNEVAHIDLIIGSKNGPVGIAFSNALSQPSMGHTPMLSVIRPNLPTKPSTIIVPKVTVRSLEDANKIFGPAQTAVARAIADAVEEGIIPKEKCEEWVVIVSVFIHPKAKDYRKIYQYNYGATKTAIRRALQKYPSIEKILKEKDRSTHPIMGFRVQRLWNPPYLQVALDLDSLNEVEKIVRELPLRERILFEAGTPLIKKFGVTVIEKIREIRMDAFIIADLKTMDVGRMEVKEAADATADGVCILGVASNETIEKAIQEAQKQGIYSILDMMNVLDPIEKLKSLKIKPDIALLHRSVDVERLAAEKGKTIEAKWGNILEVKKIVKMVAVAGGITPQTAKEALAQGADIIVVGRYIIRSRDPRRAAEEFLEYMPPDADTMRLILDEDEIPGE
- a CDS encoding ABC transporter ATP-binding protein, with protein sequence MNNIILKVVGLKKYYPIKTFLKTLGWVKAVDGVDFEVKKGETFGLAGESGCGKSTLGRTIIRLIEPTEGNVIFKDKDITKLSKKGIKELRRKMQIVFQDPYQSLNPRMTVYAMLNEVLNTHFKLTKEEIDNRIIETLRNVGLTEAHMYRYPHELSGGERQRVSIARALILKPEFIVLDEPTSALDVSVQAKILNLLRELQKKFDLSYLFISHDLMIVKYMSERVGIMYLGKIVEIGNSHEIFNEPLHPYTRMLIESIPIPDPKIKRKVNIISGEVPSSINPPPGCRFHPRCPYAMEICKEKEPVMLDIRKNHRVSCYLYH
- the rpiA gene encoding ribose-5-phosphate isomerase RpiA is translated as MNLNEIEKARKVAIMEALKEIENGYIIGLGSGSTMKIFIQELSKYLKKEKMKIIAVPSSYQSMQIAIENDIPIKNYLDKKELDLTIDSADQVDINKNAIKGGGAAHTREKILFAASKKTIIIIDEEKIIEKLNKPIPLEVFPFSLNYVIKKIEDLGGKANIRIGNGKVGPIISDNGFIIVDANFGEINNPKKLNDELNSIHGIIEHGLFINSMISKVYIGYKNGEVKII